In Paenibacillus antri, a single window of DNA contains:
- the fliY gene encoding flagellar motor switch phosphatase FliY, protein MTNKDYLSQEEIDALLRASSDSNDELDAFAGGSASGSMLSIDDYLTPIEQDALGEIGNITFGSAATALSTLLGRKVDITTPKVSVIGKEEVSGTFPSPHVAVHVNYVDGFHGINLLVIKTRDAQVIADLMLGGTGHPEETELNEIHVSAVQEAMNQMMGSSATSMSTIFNRFVNISPPGIDVLDFAEGEGDRLLTEDAFIQVSFRLAIGDLIDSSIMQLLPVWFAKDMVSILMGGAASEPAAASTPAPKAATPPPASTPAPAPTPAPASQPPQYGEPPAAPNYGGYPPPGHQQPPYAPPYAPPYGAPAYGAPQMPQHGYAPPPPNRNVQAAQFSDLSGFGAANTENSNLNLLLDIPLKVTVELGRTQKQIKDILELSQGSIVELDKLAGEPVDILVNNKLIAKGEVVVIDENFGVRVTDIVSPWDRIQKLQ, encoded by the coding sequence ATGACGAATAAAGATTATTTATCGCAAGAGGAGATCGACGCGCTGCTCCGCGCTTCGTCGGATTCGAACGACGAGCTGGACGCGTTCGCCGGCGGATCCGCTTCCGGCTCGATGCTGTCGATCGACGATTACTTGACGCCGATCGAACAGGACGCTTTAGGCGAGATCGGCAACATTACGTTCGGCAGCGCCGCGACGGCGTTGTCCACGCTGCTCGGCCGCAAGGTCGATATTACGACGCCGAAGGTGTCCGTCATCGGCAAGGAGGAAGTGTCCGGGACGTTCCCGAGTCCGCACGTCGCGGTCCATGTCAACTACGTCGACGGCTTCCACGGCATTAACCTGCTCGTCATTAAGACGCGCGACGCTCAGGTCATCGCCGACCTGATGCTCGGCGGAACGGGCCATCCGGAGGAGACGGAGCTGAACGAAATCCACGTCAGCGCCGTCCAAGAAGCGATGAACCAAATGATGGGTTCCTCCGCGACGTCGATGTCGACGATCTTCAACCGGTTCGTCAACATCTCCCCGCCGGGCATCGACGTGCTCGACTTCGCGGAAGGGGAGGGGGACCGGCTGCTGACGGAAGACGCGTTCATCCAGGTATCGTTCCGTCTGGCGATCGGCGACCTGATCGATTCCAGCATCATGCAGCTGCTTCCGGTCTGGTTCGCGAAGGACATGGTATCGATCCTGATGGGCGGCGCCGCGAGCGAACCCGCTGCCGCGTCGACGCCTGCGCCGAAAGCAGCGACGCCGCCGCCTGCGTCGACGCCTGCTCCAGCTCCGACCCCGGCCCCTGCGTCTCAGCCGCCGCAGTACGGCGAGCCGCCTGCCGCGCCGAACTATGGAGGGTATCCGCCGCCGGGACATCAGCAGCCGCCTTATGCGCCGCCATACGCGCCTCCGTACGGAGCGCCGGCCTACGGGGCTCCGCAGATGCCGCAGCACGGCTACGCGCCTCCGCCGCCGAATCGAAACGTGCAGGCGGCGCAGTTTTCGGATTTGTCCGGATTCGGGGCTGCGAATACGGAAAACTCCAACCTGAATTTGCTTCTGGACATACCCCTCAAGGTTACTGTTGAATTAGGTAGGACGCAGAAGCAAATCAAAGACATTCTCGAGCTGTCCCAAGGCTCGATCGTCGAGCTCGATAAGCTTGCCGGCGAGCCGGTCGACATCTTGGTCAACAACAAGCTGATCGCCAAGGGAGAAGTCGTCGTTATCGACGAGAACTTCGGCGTGCGGGTAACGGACATCGTCAGCCCTTGGGATCGAATCCAGAAGCTTCAGTAA
- the fliM gene encoding flagellar motor switch protein FliM, translating into MVDVLSQNEIDALLAALSSGEMDAEELKKEETQKKVRSYDFKRAVRFSKDHIRSLTRIHENFARFLTTYFSAQLRTFVQINVVQVEQLPYDEFIRSIPKMTILNIFEAEPLEGRMVLEVHPNVAYAMLDRLLGGTGTSPSKITNLTEIETIVMERIFSKAFDSLQEAWKTVIEINPRLEALETNPQFMQIVSPNETIALISLSTKIGDTTGMINLCIPHVVLEPIMPRLSVNNLFFSPKKTRAPEEMEVLQERLHRASLPIIAELGSSTITIREFLSLTTGDVIALSKSVDEPLDIKIGDRSKYTGTPGTVKGKLAVQITDYVTEGVEEHDE; encoded by the coding sequence ATGGTGGACGTACTTTCGCAGAACGAGATAGACGCGTTACTTGCCGCGTTGTCTTCGGGCGAAATGGACGCCGAAGAGCTAAAAAAAGAAGAAACCCAGAAGAAAGTCCGCTCCTACGACTTCAAGCGCGCCGTCCGGTTTTCGAAGGACCATATCCGAAGCCTTACGCGGATCCACGAAAACTTCGCCCGCTTTCTGACGACGTACTTCTCGGCGCAGCTGCGAACGTTCGTGCAGATCAACGTCGTTCAAGTGGAACAGCTCCCGTACGACGAGTTCATCCGATCCATCCCGAAGATGACGATCTTGAACATCTTCGAAGCCGAACCGCTCGAGGGCCGCATGGTGCTCGAGGTGCATCCGAACGTCGCGTACGCGATGCTCGACCGCCTGTTGGGCGGTACCGGGACGTCGCCTTCGAAAATCACGAACCTGACGGAAATCGAAACGATCGTCATGGAGCGGATTTTCAGCAAAGCGTTCGACAGCCTTCAAGAAGCTTGGAAGACGGTCATCGAGATCAATCCGAGACTTGAGGCGCTCGAGACGAATCCGCAGTTCATGCAGATCGTCTCCCCGAACGAAACGATCGCGCTGATCAGCTTAAGCACGAAAATCGGTGATACGACGGGGATGATCAACCTCTGTATCCCGCATGTCGTTCTCGAGCCGATCATGCCGAGACTATCCGTGAATAATCTGTTCTTTTCTCCGAAGAAGACGCGGGCGCCGGAAGAAATGGAAGTGCTGCAAGAGAGGCTTCACCGGGCGTCGTTACCGATTATCGCTGAGCTGGGTTCCTCGACGATTACGATTCGGGAATTTTTAAGTTTGACGACCGGCGACGTCATCGCGTTGTCGAAATCTGTGGACGAACCTCTCGATATTAAAATTGGCGACCGTTCGAAATACACCGGCACCCCGGGCACGGTCAAGGGCAAGCTGGCCGTTCAAATCACGGACTATGTGACCGAAGGAGTAGAAGAGCATGACGAATAA
- a CDS encoding flagellar basal body-associated FliL family protein has translation MLPWIIVILLAVTLIVGAAFVLWNSFKESSPSDPRAAAREQADQTETEHVSAEKLAEMTFAIDDVITNLSDPAYFVSASFTFEMDSVDAKHEFELLSYKMKDVINTTLTDMAPNEVQGSAGIDAISSALLNKTNELLHKGKVRHVYITKFIVTEN, from the coding sequence ATGTTGCCTTGGATCATCGTGATCCTGCTGGCCGTCACGCTCATCGTCGGAGCGGCCTTCGTGCTCTGGAACAGCTTCAAGGAATCGTCTCCGTCGGATCCGAGAGCGGCCGCAAGAGAGCAAGCGGACCAAACGGAAACCGAACACGTCAGCGCCGAAAAGCTGGCGGAGATGACGTTCGCCATCGACGACGTCATCACGAATCTTTCCGATCCCGCCTATTTCGTGAGCGCGAGCTTCACGTTCGAAATGGACAGCGTCGACGCGAAGCACGAATTCGAGCTCCTGAGCTACAAGATGAAGGACGTCATCAACACGACGCTGACGGATATGGCGCCGAACGAAGTGCAAGGCAGCGCCGGCATCGACGCGATCAGCTCCGCGTTGCTCAACAAGACGAACGAACTGCTTCACAAAGGAAAAGTAAGACATGTGTACATCACGAAATTCATCGTTACCGAGAATTAA
- a CDS encoding flagellar FlbD family protein — MITVTRLNGTRVTVNALLIETVEETPDTIITLTTGKKLVVTEKTTELAALVQAYLSGIGLVRTTVELQQSEGS, encoded by the coding sequence ATGATCACCGTGACCCGCTTGAACGGAACGCGCGTGACCGTGAACGCTCTACTCATAGAGACGGTGGAAGAAACTCCGGATACGATCATTACGCTGACGACAGGCAAAAAATTAGTGGTCACGGAAAAAACGACGGAACTGGCCGCGCTCGTTCAAGCCTATTTATCGGGGATCGGGCTCGTTCGTACAACCGTCGAGTTACAGCAATCGGAGGGGTCGTAA
- the flgG gene encoding flagellar basal body rod protein FlgG, with product MLRSLYSGISGMRGFQTKLDVIGNNIANVNTVGFKSGRVMFKDILSQTISGITAPEDGVRGGVNAKQVGLGVTLGAIDTVHTPGSAMTTNVVTDLRIDGDGFFAVTTGEDQDIPYLTRAGNFTLDGARQLVTADGYFVQTAGGGNIVLDEEVTAFTIAQDGTIIAIGADGTSEPTEFQVGVVKVANPAALEKIGGNMYRMNANANPDGEFEISVANDPEVGTGAIISGQLEMSNVDLTNEFSEMIVAQRGFQANSRIITTSDEVLQEVVNLKR from the coding sequence ATGTTACGATCGCTATATTCAGGGATTTCCGGCATGCGCGGTTTCCAGACGAAGCTCGACGTCATCGGCAACAACATCGCGAACGTCAATACGGTCGGCTTCAAATCCGGCCGCGTCATGTTCAAAGACATCCTCAGCCAGACGATCTCCGGGATCACGGCGCCGGAGGACGGCGTACGAGGCGGCGTGAACGCGAAGCAAGTCGGTCTTGGCGTAACGCTCGGCGCGATCGATACGGTTCATACGCCCGGCAGCGCGATGACGACGAACGTCGTTACCGACCTTCGGATCGACGGCGACGGATTTTTCGCCGTGACGACGGGCGAAGATCAAGACATCCCATACTTAACCCGTGCGGGTAACTTCACGCTCGACGGCGCTCGCCAGCTCGTCACCGCGGACGGTTACTTCGTACAGACGGCTGGCGGCGGCAACATCGTTCTCGATGAAGAAGTGACCGCGTTCACGATCGCGCAAGACGGCACGATCATCGCGATCGGCGCGGACGGCACGAGCGAGCCGACGGAATTTCAAGTCGGCGTCGTGAAGGTCGCGAACCCGGCGGCGCTCGAGAAGATCGGCGGCAATATGTATCGCATGAACGCGAACGCGAATCCGGACGGCGAGTTCGAAATAAGCGTCGCGAACGATCCGGAAGTCGGCACGGGCGCGATCATCTCCGGTCAGCTCGAGATGTCGAACGTAGACCTGACGAACGAATTCTCGGAAATGATCGTCGCGCAGCGCGGCTTCCAAGCGAACTCGCGCATTATCACGACATCGGACGAAGTGCTGCAAGAAGTCGTCAACCTGAAGCGTTAA
- a CDS encoding TIGR02530 family flagellar biosynthesis protein, producing the protein MSDRQTIGQMFPNRVGFIAPKQSPAKPAASSNGPAFQDVLDGHLVKFSHHAEQRLAQRGIRLEPEQLHRLGGAIDKAASKGAKDSLVLFQDLAFIVNVKNRTVVTAMDGASMNDHVFTQIDSTILVK; encoded by the coding sequence ATGAGCGACCGTCAGACGATAGGACAGATGTTTCCGAATCGCGTAGGTTTCATAGCGCCGAAACAATCGCCCGCGAAACCGGCGGCATCGTCGAACGGACCGGCGTTCCAGGACGTGCTCGACGGCCACCTCGTCAAGTTCAGTCATCATGCGGAGCAGCGGCTTGCCCAGCGCGGCATCCGTCTTGAACCGGAGCAGCTGCATCGGCTCGGAGGGGCGATCGACAAGGCGGCGTCCAAGGGCGCGAAGGATTCGCTCGTATTGTTTCAGGATCTGGCGTTCATCGTCAACGTGAAAAACCGGACCGTCGTCACGGCGATGGACGGGGCATCCATGAACGATCACGTCTTTACGCAAATCGACAGCACCATCTTAGTGAAGTAG
- a CDS encoding flagellar hook capping FlgD N-terminal domain-containing protein, protein MAGAVQWPNYSKVNATSTTNGSNGQSGNVMGKDQFLKILITQLRNQDPAAPMQDREFIAQMAQFSSLEQMMNMTKEIQDLRQSLGIASGMIGREVTWLTYDESGEPTGQGTGVVDGIVIKEGAQYAEIGGKQIAVSDIVGMRTVTEEATP, encoded by the coding sequence ATGGCAGGCGCGGTGCAATGGCCTAATTATTCGAAAGTGAACGCGACATCGACGACGAACGGATCGAACGGGCAAAGCGGTAACGTCATGGGCAAGGATCAATTTTTGAAAATTTTGATCACGCAGCTCCGAAACCAAGACCCGGCGGCGCCGATGCAGGACCGCGAATTTATCGCGCAAATGGCGCAATTTTCGTCCCTGGAACAAATGATGAACATGACGAAAGAAATCCAGGATTTGCGTCAATCGCTCGGCATCGCATCCGGCATGATCGGACGCGAGGTGACGTGGCTGACGTATGACGAGAGCGGCGAACCGACCGGACAGGGCACGGGGGTCGTGGACGGCATCGTCATTAAGGAAGGCGCGCAGTACGCGGAAATCGGCGGCAAGCAGATCGCCGTAAGCGACATCGTCGGCATGCGGACGGTGACGGAGGAAGCGACGCCATGA
- a CDS encoding flagellar hook-length control protein FliK, producing MNGVQTLFAGMTTQSMPNGLTQTGMSGAGQSASGSAFAALVASLLGGDAMPAMAQETTLFGLLTGATLGTTETGEGATDEEALEAALEQLAAWIGSLSAEQQQKLAADPKVAEWMAMTDAELTMAGHPAAGQQMDAEEKGKPLSVLFTRLLEVLKSNEAQPFLAAAAKQAKAVITSAVESDIANLLTKTNGTVETEAQPKAETPSANVRWSHLTAMQAKTAMVRVANGETNAAAAAAVDTSAKGAEPTAGETNGVLHTSASEAAKAATQAEAAKGTEAAPRMPLAEATERLNEWMLKHSAKTGSLKAETVLKLMPEHLGQVEVKLSIANGQLTAAITTESAMAKEALESNLATLRSSLQSQGVTVERLVVSQQQPSGFQSGLFQEGRQQRQPAERDGARGERGNKEQEAEDWAEALAVNAGADAVERGNDGSSFRAQA from the coding sequence ATGAATGGAGTACAGACTTTATTCGCGGGCATGACGACCCAATCGATGCCGAACGGCTTGACGCAAACCGGAATGTCCGGCGCGGGACAGTCCGCGAGCGGCTCCGCCTTCGCGGCGCTCGTAGCCAGCTTGCTCGGCGGCGACGCGATGCCGGCGATGGCGCAGGAGACGACTTTGTTCGGATTGTTGACCGGCGCGACGCTCGGGACGACGGAGACGGGCGAAGGCGCGACGGACGAGGAGGCGCTCGAAGCGGCGCTGGAGCAGCTCGCGGCTTGGATCGGTTCGCTCTCGGCGGAACAGCAGCAGAAGCTTGCCGCGGATCCGAAGGTCGCGGAATGGATGGCGATGACGGACGCGGAGCTGACGATGGCGGGTCATCCGGCGGCGGGGCAACAGATGGATGCGGAGGAAAAAGGAAAACCGCTTTCCGTATTGTTTACCCGGCTGCTGGAGGTTCTGAAATCCAACGAGGCGCAACCGTTCTTAGCGGCGGCGGCGAAGCAGGCGAAGGCAGTCATAACCTCGGCCGTCGAATCCGATATCGCGAACTTGCTGACGAAGACGAACGGGACGGTCGAGACGGAGGCGCAGCCGAAGGCGGAGACGCCGTCCGCGAACGTTCGCTGGTCGCACTTGACCGCGATGCAGGCGAAGACCGCGATGGTTCGCGTCGCGAACGGGGAGACGAACGCGGCAGCGGCCGCCGCCGTCGACACGTCGGCGAAAGGCGCGGAGCCGACGGCCGGCGAGACGAACGGCGTGTTGCATACGAGCGCGTCCGAAGCGGCGAAGGCGGCGACGCAAGCGGAAGCGGCCAAGGGAACGGAAGCTGCCCCGCGCATGCCGCTCGCGGAAGCGACGGAGCGGTTGAACGAGTGGATGCTGAAGCATTCCGCGAAGACCGGCAGCCTGAAAGCGGAGACGGTGCTGAAGCTTATGCCGGAGCATCTCGGTCAAGTCGAGGTGAAGCTGTCGATCGCGAACGGCCAATTGACCGCGGCGATCACGACGGAATCGGCGATGGCGAAGGAAGCGCTTGAATCGAATTTGGCGACGCTTCGCAGCAGCTTGCAAAGCCAAGGCGTGACGGTAGAGCGATTGGTCGTGTCGCAGCAGCAGCCTAGCGGCTTCCAGTCCGGTTTGTTCCAGGAAGGGCGCCAGCAACGGCAGCCGGCCGAACGGGACGGAGCTCGCGGCGAGCGTGGAAACAAGGAGCAAGAAGCCGAAGATTGGGCGGAAGCGCTCGCGGTGAACGCCGGGGCGGATGCGGTTGAACGGGGCAATGACGGAAGCTCGTTCCGGGCTCAGGCGTAA
- a CDS encoding magnesium transporter MgtE N-terminal domain-containing protein → MEEERSYSFIERLLFYTLPVLFTLLLTGVLLTVFGYDVVNELLRVGNKVPGVSAVLPDPKPTEEELRAAMLEAEERDDEGETNEEEAAKIEAALSAKEAEMAALRSETETKEQQIADLQAELEVKQEEEARQAASEAEYAANIKKLANVYAEMKPSKAAPVLENLTLSERVLVLKEMKEEKQVDILEKMDPTIAAETSILMKDVVAVRDLQIAALQERLALSGTQTASSAALTIDELSRTFAQMTPDRAAEVLLEMDQSQVVNILRGMEEASRATILNSLSKLDKKRTAQITARLG, encoded by the coding sequence ATGGAAGAGGAGCGATCGTACAGCTTCATAGAACGACTGCTGTTTTATACGCTTCCGGTTTTGTTTACGCTGCTCCTGACCGGCGTTCTGCTCACGGTATTCGGTTATGACGTCGTTAACGAACTGCTGCGGGTCGGCAACAAAGTGCCGGGCGTATCGGCCGTGCTGCCCGACCCGAAGCCGACCGAGGAGGAGTTGCGGGCGGCGATGCTCGAAGCCGAGGAGCGGGACGACGAGGGAGAGACGAACGAGGAAGAAGCGGCGAAGATCGAAGCGGCGTTGTCGGCGAAGGAAGCCGAGATGGCGGCGCTGCGGTCGGAGACCGAGACGAAGGAGCAGCAAATCGCGGACCTGCAGGCCGAGCTCGAAGTGAAGCAGGAGGAAGAGGCGCGGCAAGCGGCATCCGAGGCGGAATACGCGGCGAACATCAAGAAGCTGGCGAACGTATACGCCGAGATGAAGCCGAGTAAGGCGGCTCCCGTCTTGGAAAACTTGACGCTCAGCGAGCGGGTGCTCGTGCTGAAGGAAATGAAGGAAGAGAAGCAAGTCGATATCCTCGAGAAAATGGATCCGACGATCGCGGCCGAAACCTCGATCCTGATGAAGGACGTGGTCGCCGTGCGCGACCTGCAAATCGCGGCGCTGCAAGAGCGCCTCGCCCTTAGCGGAACGCAGACGGCATCGTCCGCGGCGCTCACGATCGACGAATTGAGCCGGACGTTCGCGCAGATGACGCCGGATCGGGCGGCCGAGGTGCTGCTCGAGATGGACCAGTCGCAGGTCGTAAACATCTTGCGCGGCATGGAAGAGGCGTCTCGGGCGACGATCTTGAACTCGCTCTCGAAGCTTGACAAGAAACGGACGGCGCAAATCACCGCCCGTCTTGGATAG
- the fliJ gene encoding flagellar export protein FliJ, with amino-acid sequence MKFVYAFQKVLDVKTNEKKQAESLLSQAIGAMTQAERELSDLMLAKYRYQEKLADDATKGRPMADMIAGQQYVDHLEERIRTSKRALLTAEKAVNELREKLTDRSVDEKVWLNMKDRAFAVHRAEVERRSQYELDEMAALRSRFAR; translated from the coding sequence ATGAAGTTCGTTTATGCTTTCCAGAAAGTGCTGGACGTCAAGACGAACGAGAAGAAGCAAGCGGAATCGCTTCTATCGCAGGCGATCGGCGCCATGACGCAAGCGGAGCGGGAGCTGTCCGACCTGATGCTGGCGAAGTACAGATATCAGGAGAAGCTGGCGGACGACGCGACGAAGGGGCGGCCGATGGCCGACATGATCGCGGGACAGCAATACGTCGATCATCTCGAAGAGCGAATCCGTACGAGCAAGCGGGCGCTGCTTACCGCCGAGAAAGCGGTGAACGAGCTGCGGGAGAAGCTGACGGACCGTTCGGTCGACGAGAAGGTATGGCTCAATATGAAAGATCGGGCGTTCGCCGTCCATCGCGCCGAGGTCGAACGCCGCTCGCAATACGAGCTGGACGAGATGGCCGCGCTGCGAAGCCGATTCGCCCGTTAA
- the fliI gene encoding flagellar protein export ATPase FliI codes for MNEAAAKRLDIARYLDSLRPVDPVRINGKVTQVIGLTVESEGPDVKLGDVCLIHPGKGATPVKAEVVGFRNNKVILMPLGDLHSIGPGCDVVGTGKPLSVKAGHELLGKVLDGLGVPLDGSSLPIRMPEVSANNVPISPLKRPRVLDPLSVGVRCIDGLLTIGKGQRVGIFAGSGVGKSTLLGMIARNTSADVNVIGLIGERGREVLDFIERDLGPEGLARSVVVVATSDQPALIRMKGALITTAIAEYFRDRGLNVMMMMDSVTRYAMALREVGLAVGEPPATRGYTPSVFASLPKLLERAGTGPKGSITAFYTVLVDGDDMNEPIADAVRGILDGHIVLDRKLANRGHFPAIDVLASVSRVMNEIAPKEQIASANRMKELLSVYRDAEDLINIGAYKSGSNPDIDMAIESIKDIWGFTRQGTDEKSTLFDAQQALTRQFSGG; via the coding sequence TTGAACGAAGCAGCGGCGAAGCGGCTAGACATCGCTAGATATTTGGACAGTCTCCGTCCGGTCGACCCGGTTCGAATCAACGGCAAGGTGACGCAAGTCATCGGTCTGACGGTCGAGTCGGAGGGGCCGGACGTGAAGCTGGGAGACGTCTGCCTGATCCATCCGGGCAAAGGCGCGACGCCGGTGAAGGCGGAGGTCGTAGGCTTTCGTAACAACAAGGTCATCTTGATGCCGCTCGGCGATCTGCATTCGATCGGACCGGGCTGCGACGTCGTCGGCACCGGCAAGCCGCTTTCGGTGAAGGCCGGCCACGAGCTGCTCGGCAAGGTGCTCGACGGTCTCGGCGTTCCGCTCGACGGCTCCTCGCTGCCGATCCGAATGCCGGAGGTGTCCGCCAACAACGTGCCGATCAGTCCGTTGAAGCGTCCCCGCGTATTGGACCCGTTATCGGTCGGCGTACGCTGCATCGACGGGCTGCTGACGATCGGGAAAGGCCAACGGGTCGGGATTTTCGCCGGCTCGGGCGTCGGCAAGTCGACGCTGCTCGGCATGATCGCCCGCAACACGTCGGCGGACGTGAACGTGATCGGTCTCATCGGCGAACGCGGCCGCGAGGTGCTGGATTTCATCGAGCGCGACCTCGGCCCGGAAGGGCTTGCCCGGTCGGTCGTCGTGGTGGCCACCTCCGATCAGCCCGCGCTCATCCGAATGAAGGGGGCGCTGATCACGACGGCGATCGCGGAATATTTCCGCGACCGGGGACTGAACGTCATGATGATGATGGACTCCGTCACGCGTTACGCGATGGCGCTGCGCGAGGTCGGCCTCGCGGTCGGCGAGCCGCCGGCGACGAGAGGATATACGCCTTCCGTGTTCGCGAGCTTACCGAAGCTGCTGGAGCGGGCTGGCACCGGACCGAAGGGCTCGATCACGGCGTTTTATACGGTGCTGGTCGACGGCGACGATATGAACGAGCCGATCGCCGACGCGGTGCGGGGCATCTTGGACGGGCATATCGTGCTGGACCGGAAGCTGGCGAACCGCGGCCACTTCCCGGCGATCGACGTGCTCGCGAGCGTCTCTCGCGTCATGAACGAGATCGCGCCGAAGGAGCAGATCGCATCCGCGAACCGGATGAAGGAGCTGCTGTCCGTGTACCGCGACGCGGAAGACTTGATCAATATCGGCGCGTACAAATCCGGGTCGAACCCCGACATCGACATGGCGATCGAATCGATCAAAGACATCTGGGGATTTACGAGACAAGGTACCGACGAGAAGTCGACGCTGTTCGATGCGCAGCAGGCGTTGACTCGCCAGTTTTCCGGAGGTTGA
- a CDS encoding FliH/SctL family protein, with the protein MIKSNRYISLEEIRKLEAFIYQPPSPEAEGDSFDPEQAYASERRKQSEAVAEQLIEDAKTAAEELLQGASDEANRLMNEANAQVERWWDERRMEDLRVVEESRRSGYEAGYREGLQQAEAETAEKYESLLREARQLVEEAHLVKERVISEAEPFLVELATAVAKKIIGEHLAVDPDWTKSQVKRTLERRREKGLITLCVAPSQFAKMQDARAELLLAVDSEADLTIVPDATVDEGGCVVRTSFGSIDARIDTQLSELKAALMEVASESDEGAGAP; encoded by the coding sequence GTGATTAAGTCGAATCGATATATTTCCCTGGAAGAAATCCGAAAGCTGGAAGCTTTCATCTATCAACCGCCGTCCCCTGAAGCCGAAGGCGATTCCTTCGATCCGGAGCAAGCGTACGCCTCCGAGCGTCGCAAGCAGTCGGAGGCGGTGGCGGAGCAGCTGATCGAGGACGCGAAGACGGCGGCCGAAGAGCTGCTGCAGGGAGCTTCGGACGAGGCGAACCGGCTCATGAACGAAGCGAACGCGCAGGTCGAACGATGGTGGGACGAACGGCGCATGGAAGACTTGCGCGTCGTGGAAGAGAGCCGCCGATCCGGCTACGAAGCTGGGTACCGGGAAGGCCTGCAGCAAGCCGAAGCCGAGACGGCGGAGAAGTACGAGTCGCTGCTTCGCGAGGCGCGTCAGCTGGTCGAGGAGGCGCATCTCGTGAAGGAGCGCGTCATCTCGGAAGCGGAGCCGTTCTTGGTGGAGCTCGCGACCGCGGTGGCGAAGAAGATCATCGGCGAACATCTGGCCGTCGATCCCGATTGGACGAAGTCGCAGGTCAAGCGAACGTTGGAACGCCGACGGGAGAAGGGGCTTATTACGCTGTGCGTCGCGCCGTCCCAATTCGCGAAGATGCAGGACGCTCGGGCGGAGCTGCTGCTCGCCGTCGATTCGGAAGCGGATTTAACGATCGTTCCGGATGCGACGGTCGACGAAGGAGGCTGCGTCGTACGAACGAGCTTCGGCAGCATCGACGCTCGAATCGACACGCAATTGTCCGAGCTCAAGGCGGCGCTTATGGAAGTCGCTTCGGAGTCTGACGAAGGAGCGGGTGCGCCTTGA